The segment AACGTCCAGGGGCTGGAGCTTCACGTTGCCGTCGCCGGGCACGGGCACAAGCGGCAGCGAGCGCACCTGCCGGGCCCACACGTCGAAGGCGGGATGACCGCGTCCGGCCAGGAGGCTTGGCCGCAGGATCGTGGCCGCCGGGAACTCCTTCCGCACGGCGTCCTCGCCTCGCCACTTGCTGTCGGCGTAGGGGAACGCGGGGTTGGCCACGACGCCAAGCGCCGAGACGTGCACGAGCCGCGGAACGCCTTCCTGCGCGCACGTCCGCGCGACGTTGCGCGCGCCTTCCACGTTCACGGCCGAGAAGGTTTGGCCTTCCGCGGGCGCCTCGCGCAGGATCGCAACGAGGTTGACGACCGCGTCGGCGCCCCGGACGAAGTCGCGAAGCGTTTCCGGCTTTCGGACGTCTCCCTGCTTCCAGCCGGCGCCCAGCGCCTCCAAGGTCTGGCCGTCGGCGGGATCGTGGACGAGCCCCCGCACGGCCTCGCCCTTCTCGAGAAGGTGCCAAACGAGGTGCCGTCCCACGAAACCGGCGGCGCCGGTGATCGCAATCGCCACGCGCCGACACCGGAGCGAATTCCTATAAACCCTGCCGCCGTTGCGACGCCCATGCGGGTTGCCCGCGTCACCGCTTGCGGCCTGGCGTTCCTGGCGTTGGCGGGCATTCCGCTGCTGCCCGGCGCGCAGTCCCAATCGGGGCTCACGGCCGACCTCCTTTCCTTTGCGTCCTCATACGGAGTCGAGCGTTGGAAGGACGAGCCGGCGCGCGACGCGGCTTCGCTGGGGCCGCCGGCGCTGGGGGGCCTTGGCGTGTACGAGAACCCGTACTTCGTGCCCGGCCGCGTGCACGACGGGCCCGACGGCGTGTTCCTGGGGCTCAACCTCACCGCGCGCATCGTCGTGCGGGGTCCCGACGGCCAGCCGCCCGCGCCCACGCAAAACCTCGTCGTGCGCGCGTCCATCCCCGTGGCCGGCGGCGAGATCCCGGCCAAGATGGCGCGTCTTGCCGCGTTCGAGTTCCAAGCCGAATTCGACCTCGACGGCGAGAACGGGCGGGACTTCCCGGCGCTCTTTGCCGGCCCGCACGCCATCGAGGCCGAGATCCTCGAGATACCCGCCGATCCGCTCGGATTGCCGCAGCGCGTGGGGCGCTCGACGCTTTCCTTCTCCTTCTTGCCCGGATCGCTTGGCGTCCTTGCGCACGCGCTGCCCGAATCGATCCTTCCTGGCTTGGCCGACGTCGGCCCGGGCAACCGCACGGCCGTGGCAAGCGCGACGGTCTCCCCGCGCGAGCCCCTGCCCGTGGCCGTTTCGTTCCCGGGCGCGGCCGGCGCGCAGGTGGAGATCGCCGCGTTCGAAGGGCCCCGCCGCACGCTCGTGCACCGCGGCGCGCTCGACGCAAGCGGGGCAACGACGGTCTCCTTCGCTCCCGCGACGGCGCTGGGGCAAAACGCAAGCGGGCTTCTCGTCCTCGAGGCGCACCTCGTCGGCGAGGGCCGCGCCGCCGGGGGCGTCACGGTCGCCGTTCCCGCGTCGGATCATCCGGTGCGCGTGGCCGCCATCCAATTCGTGCCGCGCGGGGTTGCGGGCCAGCCCGTCTCGCAGGTCGACACCGTCCAGTTCACCGTGCGCGACCCGAACCCGAGCCCGCTTTCCGCGAGCAAGCGCGGCACGCTCTACGTGCTCGACCGGACGGGCGAGGTCGCGGCCAACGCCGAATTCTC is part of the Candidatus Thermoplasmatota archaeon genome and harbors:
- a CDS encoding complex I NDUFA9 subunit family protein, which produces MAIAITGAAGFVGRHLVWHLLEKGEAVRGLVHDPADGQTLEALGAGWKQGDVRKPETLRDFVRGADAVVNLVAILREAPAEGQTFSAVNVEGARNVARTCAQEGVPRLVHVSALGVVANPAFPYADSKWRGEDAVRKEFPAATILRPSLLAGRGHPAFDVWARQVRSLPLVPVPGDGNVKLQPLDVRDLSECVRLAATQPDYARRSIDLGGPEQLTYDQILDAVMRRLRRKRAKFHLPHSLANFGAGAMALLQRKPDVTSGEIDELLRADHVTSTISVEKHFGFAPRTLDQALEAMF